In a single window of the Cupriavidus sp. P-10 genome:
- the proC gene encoding pyrroline-5-carboxylate reductase, protein MLDTLTFGFLGGGNMASALIGGLIARGVPAGSIRVVDPFPEAQQRLARDLGVHAAGAPDAAFGASDVLVLAVKPQQFREAAAQLLPHLTAGDGNLVISVAAGIRLQDMQRWLGGRSRVVRAMPNTPALAGMGMTGLAAPAGLSSGDRDVASAVAQAVGKCVWVENDAQIDGVTAISGSGPAYVFYFIEAMQRAATELGLSAEQGRELAVETFRGAAALAGQSSEAVSTLRERVTSKGGTTYAALTAMEAAGIADAFVRAMHAAAARGAEMGAEFGKD, encoded by the coding sequence ATGCTCGATACCCTAACCTTCGGTTTTCTTGGCGGCGGCAATATGGCCTCGGCGCTGATTGGCGGCCTGATCGCCCGCGGCGTTCCCGCTGGTTCGATTCGCGTGGTCGATCCTTTTCCTGAGGCGCAGCAGCGCCTGGCGCGAGATCTCGGCGTCCATGCCGCGGGGGCGCCGGACGCGGCGTTCGGCGCCAGTGATGTGCTGGTGCTGGCGGTCAAGCCGCAGCAGTTCCGCGAAGCCGCGGCGCAGCTGCTGCCCCACCTGACGGCCGGCGATGGCAACCTGGTGATCAGCGTGGCGGCCGGTATCCGCTTGCAGGACATGCAGCGCTGGCTGGGCGGGCGCAGCCGGGTGGTGCGGGCAATGCCGAATACGCCGGCGCTGGCGGGGATGGGGATGACTGGGCTGGCGGCGCCGGCCGGGTTGTCGTCGGGTGACCGGGATGTCGCCAGCGCGGTGGCGCAGGCGGTCGGCAAGTGTGTGTGGGTCGAGAATGATGCCCAGATCGACGGCGTCACCGCTATTTCGGGCAGCGGGCCGGCTTATGTCTTCTATTTCATCGAGGCGATGCAGCGGGCTGCGACTGAGCTGGGCTTGAGCGCCGAGCAGGGGCGCGAGCTGGCGGTTGAGACTTTCCGCGGTGCTGCGGCGCTGGCTGGGCAGTCTTCGGAGGCGGTTTCGACGCTGCGTGAACGGGTGACTTCAAAGGGCGGCACGACTTATGCCGCGCTGACGGCAATGGAGGCGGCTGGGATTGCTGATGCTTTCGTGCGCGCGATGCATGCTGCCGCGGCTCGGGGGGCGGAGATGGGGGCGGAGTTTGGTAAGGACTAG
- a CDS encoding glutathione peroxidase, producing the protein MSNVYQFEASSLAGEPVPLSRFQGKVLLIVNTASECGFTPQYAGMQKLYDEYRERGLEVLGFPCNQFGKQEPGDAQQIGQFCESRFSVSFPMFGKIDVNGEEAHPLYRWLTTEKRGVLGTQGIKWNFTKFLVRRDGTVYERYAPTTKPEELRKDIETLLSDPAA; encoded by the coding sequence ATGAGCAATGTCTACCAGTTTGAAGCCAGTTCGCTGGCCGGCGAGCCGGTGCCGCTGTCGCGGTTCCAGGGCAAGGTGCTGCTGATCGTCAACACCGCCAGTGAATGCGGGTTCACGCCGCAGTATGCCGGCATGCAGAAGCTCTATGACGAATACCGGGAGCGCGGGCTGGAAGTGCTGGGCTTTCCGTGCAACCAGTTCGGCAAGCAGGAGCCCGGCGATGCGCAGCAGATCGGCCAGTTCTGCGAGTCGCGCTTCAGCGTGAGCTTCCCGATGTTCGGCAAGATCGACGTCAATGGCGAAGAGGCGCATCCGCTGTATCGCTGGCTGACCACCGAGAAGCGCGGCGTGCTGGGCACGCAGGGCATCAAGTGGAATTTCACCAAGTTCCTGGTGCGGCGCGACGGCACGGTGTACGAACGCTACGCGCCGACCACCAAGCCGGAAGAGCTGCGCAAGGATATCGAGACGCTGCTGTCCGATCCGGCAGCCTGA
- a CDS encoding VOC family protein produces the protein MSNRLINWLEIPVVDMGRAIGFYEQVFDTRLRRETMSQVDMAVFPHPDPGGALVAGEGYRPSNYYGTVPYLHAPELDTLLDRAARAGGKTVFGPLRLPGEIGRIAHITDSEGNRIGLHEPFAG, from the coding sequence ATGAGCAACCGTCTGATCAACTGGCTGGAGATCCCCGTCGTCGACATGGGCCGCGCCATCGGCTTTTACGAACAGGTCTTCGACACCAGGCTGCGCCGCGAGACCATGAGCCAGGTCGACATGGCCGTGTTCCCGCACCCCGATCCCGGCGGCGCGCTGGTCGCCGGCGAAGGCTACCGTCCCAGCAACTACTACGGCACGGTGCCCTACCTGCACGCGCCCGAGCTGGACACGCTGCTGGATCGCGCCGCGCGCGCCGGCGGCAAGACCGTGTTCGGCCCGCTGCGCCTGCCGGGCGAGATCGGCCGCATCGCCCATATCACCGACAGCGAAGGCAACCGCATCGGGCTGCACGAGCCTTTTGCCGGGTAA
- a CDS encoding ion transporter, whose protein sequence is MANERRRQHQEAVVRQRLGQPETGWRQRWYTIIFEADTRQGRIFDVALLIAIVASVMVVMLDSLPAVHDRLGTLFTVLEWGFTLIFTAEYVMRVLVVRRPWRYVFSFYGIIDFISIMPTWLAFFVPELHFLIDVRLLRLLRVFRILKLTVYFEEAEILYNALINSRRKIFVFLGAVFIITVILGTVMYVVEGPEHGFHSIPLAMYWAVVTLTTTGFGDMVPKTPLGQFITSLTILLGYGIIAFPTGIVGAELAASILKKPLTTRTCTHCLTEGHEPDAKYCKHCGSSLPAYQNDRPEVPGGRDGPTGT, encoded by the coding sequence ATGGCCAACGAACGCCGACGCCAGCATCAGGAAGCGGTGGTCCGCCAGCGCCTGGGCCAGCCCGAAACCGGCTGGCGCCAGCGCTGGTACACCATCATCTTCGAGGCCGACACCCGCCAGGGGCGCATTTTCGACGTCGCGCTGCTGATCGCCATCGTCGCCAGCGTAATGGTGGTGATGCTCGACAGCCTGCCCGCCGTCCATGACCGGCTCGGCACGCTGTTCACTGTGCTGGAGTGGGGCTTCACGCTGATCTTCACGGCCGAGTACGTGATGCGCGTCCTGGTGGTGCGCAGGCCGTGGCGTTATGTCTTCAGCTTCTACGGGATCATCGACTTCATCTCGATCATGCCGACGTGGCTGGCGTTCTTCGTGCCGGAGCTGCACTTCCTGATCGACGTGCGCCTGCTGCGGCTGCTGCGCGTGTTCCGGATCCTGAAGCTGACAGTGTATTTCGAGGAAGCGGAGATCCTGTACAACGCGCTGATCAACAGCCGGCGCAAGATCTTCGTGTTCCTCGGCGCGGTGTTCATCATCACCGTGATCCTGGGCACGGTGATGTACGTGGTCGAAGGCCCCGAGCACGGTTTCCACAGCATTCCGCTCGCCATGTACTGGGCAGTGGTGACGCTGACCACCACGGGCTTCGGCGACATGGTGCCGAAGACGCCGCTGGGCCAGTTCATCACCTCGCTGACGATCCTGCTGGGCTACGGCATCATCGCCTTCCCCACCGGCATCGTCGGCGCCGAGCTGGCCGCGAGCATCCTGAAGAAGCCGCTGACCACGCGCACCTGTACCCATTGCCTGACCGAGGGCCACGAGCCCGACGCGAAGTACTGCAAGCACTGCGGCAGCTCGCTGCCGGCATACCAGAACGACAGGCCTGAAGTCCCCGGCGGCCGCGACGGCCCGACCGGAACCTGA
- a CDS encoding PilT/PilU family type 4a pilus ATPase, giving the protein MLDRESAAKYINDLLELMVSNRGSDLFITSDFPPAIKVDGKITPVSQQPLNPTQALGLVRSVMNERQVQDFDTSRECNFAITAPKAGRFRVSAFIQQGKAGMVVRTINTRIPSVADLDLPPTLHDIVMSKRGLVIVTGATGSGKSTTLAAMLDHRNAQSYGHIITIEDPIEYVHAHQNCIVTQREVGIDTESWHVALKNTLRQAPDVILIGEIRDRETMEYAMQYAETGHLCLATLHANNANQAIDRVVNFFPEEKRQQLLIDLSLNLKAMVSQRLLPRAGRKGRVPAVEIMIGTPLVADLIFKGEIHELKEVIKKSREQGMISFDQALFDLYEEGKITYEDALRNADSLNDLRLMIKLHSARARDTDLGAGTEHLNVI; this is encoded by the coding sequence ATGCTCGATCGCGAATCCGCCGCCAAGTACATCAACGACCTGCTGGAGCTGATGGTCAGCAACCGCGGCTCGGACCTGTTCATCACTTCCGACTTCCCGCCGGCGATCAAGGTGGACGGCAAGATCACGCCGGTGTCGCAGCAGCCGCTGAACCCGACACAGGCGCTGGGCCTGGTGCGCTCGGTGATGAACGAGCGGCAGGTGCAGGATTTCGATACCAGCCGCGAATGCAACTTCGCCATCACCGCGCCCAAGGCCGGGCGCTTCCGCGTGTCGGCGTTTATCCAGCAGGGCAAGGCCGGCATGGTGGTGCGGACCATCAATACGCGCATTCCGTCCGTGGCGGACCTGGACCTGCCCCCGACGCTGCACGACATCGTGATGTCCAAGCGCGGGCTGGTGATCGTGACCGGCGCGACCGGCTCGGGCAAGTCGACCACGCTGGCGGCGATGCTCGACCACCGCAATGCGCAGTCCTATGGCCACATCATCACCATCGAGGATCCGATCGAATACGTGCACGCGCACCAGAACTGCATCGTCACGCAGCGCGAGGTCGGCATCGATACGGAATCCTGGCACGTGGCGCTGAAGAACACGCTGCGCCAGGCGCCCGACGTGATCCTGATCGGCGAAATCCGCGACCGCGAGACCATGGAATACGCGATGCAGTACGCCGAAACCGGCCACCTGTGCCTGGCCACGCTGCACGCCAACAATGCCAACCAGGCGATCGACCGCGTGGTCAACTTCTTCCCCGAGGAAAAGCGCCAGCAGCTGCTGATCGACCTGTCGCTGAACCTGAAGGCGATGGTGTCGCAGCGCCTGCTGCCGCGCGCCGGGCGCAAGGGCCGCGTGCCGGCGGTGGAAATCATGATCGGCACGCCGCTGGTGGCAGACCTGATCTTCAAGGGCGAGATCCACGAGCTGAAGGAAGTCATCAAGAAGTCGCGCGAGCAGGGCATGATCTCGTTCGACCAGGCGCTGTTCGACCTGTACGAGGAAGGCAAGATCACCTATGAGGATGCGCTGCGCAACGCAGATTCGCTCAATGACCTGCGCCTGATGATCAAGCTGCACAGCGCGCGCGCCAGGGACACCGACCTCGGCGCAGGCACCGAGCACCTGAACGTCATATAG
- a CDS encoding CidA/LrgA family protein, with protein MLQTFAILLVFQSVGEVISYALRLPVPGPVLGMILLFGWLVFDDRLLPIIQGTTSELLKHLSLLFVPAGVGIMVHANRIEGEWMPILVALVISTWLAIATTAVVTRMLMRKRTDAPGADAKGEQA; from the coding sequence ATGCTCCAGACCTTTGCCATCCTGCTGGTTTTCCAATCCGTCGGCGAGGTGATCAGCTACGCGCTGCGCCTGCCCGTGCCCGGCCCCGTGCTCGGCATGATCCTGCTGTTCGGCTGGCTCGTCTTCGACGACCGCCTGCTGCCCATTATCCAGGGCACCACCAGCGAACTGCTCAAGCACCTGTCGCTGCTGTTCGTCCCCGCGGGGGTCGGCATCATGGTCCACGCCAACCGCATCGAAGGCGAATGGATGCCGATCCTGGTGGCGCTGGTGATCTCCACCTGGCTCGCCATCGCCACTACCGCGGTGGTCACGCGCATGCTGATGCGCAAGCGCACCGACGCACCTGGCGCCGACGCGAAGGGAGAACAGGCATGA
- the ubiA gene encoding 4-hydroxybenzoate octaprenyltransferase: protein MLERLSLYARLVRIDKPIGTLLLLWPTLWAMWMAAGGPPSWGLFWIFVAGTFLMRSAGCAINDWADRDFDKHVKRTRERPLTAGKIAAWEALAVAAVLALVAFALVLPLNALTKWLAVVAAVVAGTYPFFKRFFAIPQAYLGIAFGFGIPMAFAAIQDQVPLVAWLMLLANVFWAVAYDTAYAMVDRDDDLLIGMKTSAITFGRFDVVAIMICYAAFLLLMAWAGVLLGLGWPYWVGLAAAGVCAGYHYTLIRGRDRMRCFAAFRHNNWLGACVFVGTALAYVVG from the coding sequence ATGCTTGAACGCCTTTCCCTCTACGCGCGCCTGGTGCGCATCGACAAGCCGATCGGCACGCTGCTGCTGCTGTGGCCAACGCTGTGGGCAATGTGGATGGCTGCCGGCGGGCCGCCGTCGTGGGGGTTGTTCTGGATCTTCGTGGCGGGGACGTTCCTGATGCGCTCGGCCGGATGCGCGATCAATGACTGGGCGGATCGGGATTTTGACAAGCATGTGAAGCGGACCAGGGAACGGCCGCTGACCGCAGGCAAGATTGCTGCGTGGGAGGCATTGGCTGTTGCTGCCGTGCTGGCGCTGGTGGCGTTTGCGCTGGTGTTGCCGCTTAATGCCCTGACCAAGTGGCTAGCGGTTGTGGCGGCGGTGGTGGCGGGGACTTATCCGTTCTTCAAGCGGTTCTTTGCGATTCCGCAGGCTTATCTCGGGATTGCGTTTGGGTTTGGTATCCCGATGGCGTTTGCCGCGATCCAGGACCAGGTGCCATTGGTGGCCTGGCTGATGCTATTGGCCAATGTGTTCTGGGCGGTGGCCTATGACACGGCGTATGCGATGGTGGATCGGGATGATGATTTGCTGATCGGGATGAAGACTTCGGCGATTACGTTTGGGCGGTTTGACGTTGTCGCGATCATGATCTGCTATGCGGCGTTCTTGCTGCTGATGGCTTGGGCGGGGGTGCTGCTGGGGTTGGGATGGCCGTATTGGGTTGGGCTGGCTGCGGCGGGTGTTTGCGCGGGGTATCACTACACACTTATCCGGGGGCGGGATCGGATGAGGTGTTTTGCTGCCTTCCGGCATAACAATTGGTTGGGGGCGTGTGTGTTTGTGGGGACGGCTTTGGCCTATGTGGTTGGGTGA
- the glcE gene encoding glycolate oxidase subunit GlcE, which produces MQAIIDAFRDAVRQATETRTPLRLRGGGSKDFYGQAPEGQVLDTRAYAGIVDYDPAELVITARCGTPLAEIEAALAEKRQVLAFEPPHFALPGQASTATLGGAVAAGLSGPRRQSVGALRDFVLGAQLMDGSGEVMNFGGQVMKNVAGYDVSRLLAGSLGTLGLVLEVSIKVLPAPFDEATLRFELAQADAIRQLNQWGGQPLPLAASAWHDGVLHVRLAGATAAVRAACAKLGGERVDASVATALWQSLREQTHAFFAPAHAGRALWRLAVPPVAAPLELPGQQLVEWGGGQRWWLPADGATRTDAESVRAVAQAAGGHATLFRNGDKSVGVFTPLASPLAAIHRRLKATFDPAGIFNPQRMYPGL; this is translated from the coding sequence ATGCAAGCCATCATCGACGCCTTCCGCGACGCCGTCAGGCAAGCCACCGAAACCCGCACGCCGCTGCGGCTGCGCGGTGGCGGCAGCAAGGACTTCTACGGCCAGGCGCCTGAAGGGCAGGTGCTGGACACGCGCGCCTACGCCGGCATCGTCGACTACGACCCGGCCGAGCTGGTGATCACCGCGCGCTGCGGCACGCCGCTGGCGGAAATCGAAGCCGCGCTGGCCGAGAAGCGCCAGGTGCTGGCGTTCGAGCCGCCCCACTTCGCGCTGCCCGGCCAGGCCAGCACCGCGACGCTGGGCGGCGCGGTGGCCGCGGGACTGTCGGGCCCGCGCCGGCAGTCGGTAGGCGCGCTGCGCGACTTCGTGCTGGGCGCGCAGCTGATGGATGGCAGCGGCGAGGTGATGAACTTCGGCGGACAGGTGATGAAGAACGTGGCCGGCTACGATGTGTCGCGGCTGCTGGCGGGCTCGCTGGGTACGCTCGGGCTGGTGCTGGAAGTCTCGATCAAGGTACTGCCCGCGCCGTTCGACGAGGCCACGCTGCGCTTCGAGCTGGCGCAGGCCGATGCGATCCGGCAGCTGAACCAGTGGGGCGGCCAGCCGCTGCCGCTGGCCGCATCGGCCTGGCATGACGGCGTGCTGCACGTGCGCCTGGCAGGCGCCACCGCGGCGGTGCGCGCCGCGTGCGCAAAGCTCGGAGGCGAGCGTGTCGATGCCAGCGTGGCCACCGCGCTGTGGCAGTCGCTGCGCGAACAGACCCACGCCTTCTTCGCGCCGGCGCACGCGGGCCGCGCGCTGTGGCGCCTGGCGGTGCCGCCGGTGGCCGCGCCGCTGGAACTGCCGGGCCAGCAACTGGTGGAATGGGGCGGCGGCCAGCGCTGGTGGCTGCCGGCCGATGGCGCCACCAGGACCGATGCCGAAAGCGTGCGCGCCGTGGCCCAGGCCGCCGGCGGCCACGCCACGCTGTTCCGCAACGGCGACAAGTCGGTGGGCGTGTTCACGCCGCTGGCCTCGCCGCTGGCGGCAATCCACCGGCGCCTGAAAGCGACGTTCGACCCAGCTGGCATCTTCAATCCGCAGCGCATGTATCCCGGACTCTGA
- a CDS encoding YggS family pyridoxal phosphate-dependent enzyme — MSVIAANLQAVNQRIAAAAQQAGRQPGDIALLAVSKTVSADRVRAAAEAGQLAFGENYVQEGVEKIAVLADVRDRLQWHFIGPLQSNKTRLVAEHFDWVHAIDRLKIAERLSAQRPAGMAPLQVCLQVNISGEASKSGVAPAEVPALAQAVAALPGLRLRGLMAIPEPEDDPAAQRRPFAAMRALLGTLRENGLDLDTLSMGMSGDMEAAIAEGATMVRIGTAIFGARG, encoded by the coding sequence ATGTCTGTGATTGCCGCCAACTTGCAAGCCGTGAACCAGCGCATTGCGGCGGCTGCACAACAGGCTGGCAGGCAACCTGGCGACATCGCCCTGCTGGCCGTTTCCAAGACCGTATCCGCTGACCGCGTACGCGCCGCCGCCGAGGCCGGACAGCTCGCCTTTGGCGAAAATTACGTCCAGGAAGGGGTGGAGAAGATCGCTGTGCTGGCCGATGTGCGCGACCGGTTGCAGTGGCATTTCATCGGTCCGCTGCAAAGCAACAAGACCCGGCTGGTGGCGGAGCATTTCGACTGGGTGCATGCCATCGACCGCCTCAAGATCGCCGAGCGGCTGTCGGCGCAGCGCCCAGCCGGAATGGCGCCGCTGCAGGTCTGCCTGCAGGTCAATATCAGTGGCGAAGCCAGCAAGAGCGGCGTGGCGCCGGCCGAAGTGCCGGCACTGGCGCAGGCTGTGGCCGCGCTGCCCGGCCTGCGGCTACGGGGCCTGATGGCGATTCCCGAACCCGAAGACGATCCCGCCGCGCAACGTCGGCCGTTTGCCGCGATGCGCGCGCTGCTGGGCACCCTGCGCGAAAACGGGCTGGACCTCGACACGCTGTCGATGGGCATGTCGGGCGACATGGAAGCCGCCATCGCCGAGGGCGCCACCATGGTGCGCATCGGCACCGCGATTTTCGGTGCGCGCGGCTGA
- a CDS encoding type IV pilus twitching motility protein PilT — MDIAQLLAFAVKNKASDLHLSSDMPPMVRIHGDMRRINVAAMAHKDVHAMVYDIMSDTQRKIYEERLEIDFSFEIAGLSRFRVNAYNTQRGAAAVFRTIPSKVLTLEELRAPAVFADLCMKPRGLVLVTGPTGSGKSTTLAAMVDHRNENDMGHILTVEDPIEFVHNSKKSLINQRELGPHTHSFANALRSALREDPDVILVGELRDLETIRLALTAAETGHLVFGTLHTSSAAKTIDRVVDVFPPEEKDMVRTMLSESLEAVISQTLLKTRDGNGRTAAHEIMIATPAIRHLIRENKIAQMYSMMQTSSGLGMQTLDQCLSDLIKRSAISYNDARAIAKNPDAFMG; from the coding sequence ATGGACATCGCGCAGCTATTGGCTTTCGCCGTCAAGAACAAGGCGTCCGATCTTCATCTGTCATCGGACATGCCGCCGATGGTCCGGATCCACGGCGACATGCGCCGGATCAATGTCGCGGCGATGGCGCACAAGGATGTCCACGCCATGGTGTACGACATCATGAGCGACACCCAGCGCAAGATCTACGAAGAACGGCTGGAGATCGACTTCTCGTTCGAGATCGCCGGCCTGTCGCGCTTCCGGGTCAATGCCTACAACACCCAGCGCGGCGCCGCCGCGGTGTTCCGTACCATTCCCTCCAAGGTCCTGACGCTGGAAGAGCTGCGCGCGCCGGCGGTGTTCGCCGACCTGTGCATGAAACCGCGCGGGCTGGTGCTGGTGACCGGGCCGACCGGCTCGGGCAAGTCAACCACGCTGGCGGCGATGGTCGACCATCGCAATGAAAACGACATGGGTCACATCCTGACGGTGGAAGACCCGATCGAATTCGTCCACAACTCCAAGAAGAGTCTGATCAACCAGCGCGAGCTGGGGCCGCACACGCATTCGTTCGCCAACGCGCTGCGCTCCGCGCTGCGTGAAGATCCTGACGTCATCCTGGTGGGCGAGTTGCGCGACCTGGAGACCATCCGCCTGGCGCTGACCGCAGCCGAGACCGGCCACCTGGTCTTCGGCACGCTGCACACCAGCTCGGCGGCCAAGACCATCGACCGCGTGGTCGACGTGTTCCCGCCGGAAGAGAAGGACATGGTGCGCACCATGCTGTCGGAATCGCTGGAAGCGGTGATCTCGCAGACACTGCTGAAGACCCGCGACGGCAACGGCCGCACCGCCGCGCACGAGATCATGATCGCCACGCCGGCGATCCGGCACCTGATCCGCGAGAACAAGATCGCGCAGATGTACTCGATGATGCAGACCAGCAGCGGGCTGGGCATGCAGACGCTAGACCAGTGCCTGTCGGACCTGATCAAGCGCAGCGCCATCAGCTACAACGACGCGCGCGCCATCGCGAAGAACCCCGACGCGTTCATGGGCTGA
- a CDS encoding LrgB family protein gives MMTPRLNEIWVYLAASPLVGLTATLLAYVFAFRIYEKSRFSPLANPVMIAVALLVTVLTVTGTPYKTYFDGAQFVHFLLGPATVALAVPLYMQLPKLRTHVFPLLAGLVAGSVVAVVSAVGIAWLLGASPETVRSLAPKSVTIPIAMGVAEKIGGLPSLTAVLVMATGIIGAVSATSLLNLLRIRDYSVRGFATGVAAHGIGTARAFQVNQEAGAFAALGMGLNGVLTAILVPVMAAWMPH, from the coding sequence ATGATGACCCCACGCCTCAATGAGATCTGGGTCTACCTGGCCGCGAGCCCGCTGGTCGGGCTGACCGCCACGCTGCTCGCCTACGTCTTTGCCTTCCGCATCTACGAGAAGTCGCGCTTCTCGCCGCTGGCCAACCCGGTGATGATCGCGGTGGCGCTGCTGGTCACGGTGCTGACCGTCACCGGCACGCCGTACAAGACCTACTTCGACGGCGCGCAGTTCGTGCACTTCCTGCTCGGCCCCGCGACCGTGGCGCTGGCGGTGCCGCTGTACATGCAGCTGCCCAAGCTGCGCACCCATGTGTTCCCGCTGCTGGCCGGCCTGGTGGCGGGTTCGGTGGTGGCGGTGGTGTCGGCGGTCGGCATCGCCTGGCTGCTGGGTGCCTCGCCCGAGACCGTGCGCTCGCTGGCGCCCAAGTCCGTGACCATCCCGATCGCCATGGGCGTGGCCGAAAAAATCGGCGGCCTGCCGTCGCTGACCGCGGTGCTGGTGATGGCCACCGGCATCATCGGCGCGGTCAGCGCCACCAGCCTGCTGAACCTGCTGCGCATCCGCGACTACAGCGTGCGCGGCTTTGCCACCGGCGTTGCCGCGCATGGCATCGGCACCGCGCGCGCGTTCCAGGTGAACCAGGAAGCCGGCGCCTTCGCGGCACTCGGCATGGGCCTGAACGGCGTGCTGACCGCGATCCTGGTGCCGGTGATGGCAGCCTGGATGCCGCACTGA
- a CDS encoding helix-turn-helix transcriptional regulator: MSRRADRLFQIVQVLRGRRLTTAALLAQRLGVSERTVYRDIQALSLSGVPVEGEAGIGYRLRADFDVPPLMFSAMEVEALVAGLRLLKAWGGGALAAAADPALEKLVAALPPPRRLAAQQSRVFAPEYVNQSHVREAFDVVHGALGEQKLLLLDYCDAQQRITERVVMPLGLFFWGNAWLLAAWCTTRSDYRSFRLDRCRAIRMLDDHFHETPDRSLNGFLRAVRASGV, from the coding sequence ATGAGCCGCCGCGCCGACCGCCTCTTCCAGATCGTCCAGGTCCTGCGCGGCCGCCGCCTGACTACGGCGGCACTGCTGGCGCAGCGGCTCGGCGTATCGGAACGCACCGTCTACCGTGATATCCAGGCGCTGTCGCTGTCAGGGGTGCCGGTCGAAGGCGAGGCCGGCATCGGCTATCGGCTGCGCGCCGATTTCGATGTACCGCCGCTGATGTTCAGTGCCATGGAAGTTGAAGCGCTGGTGGCCGGCCTGCGGCTGCTGAAGGCCTGGGGCGGCGGCGCACTCGCGGCCGCGGCCGATCCGGCGCTGGAAAAGCTGGTCGCCGCGTTGCCGCCGCCACGCCGGCTTGCGGCGCAGCAAAGCCGCGTGTTCGCGCCCGAATACGTCAACCAGTCGCACGTGCGCGAGGCCTTCGACGTCGTACACGGCGCGCTGGGAGAGCAGAAGCTGCTGCTGCTCGACTACTGCGACGCGCAGCAGCGCATCACCGAACGCGTGGTGATGCCGCTGGGCCTGTTTTTCTGGGGCAATGCGTGGCTGCTGGCGGCGTGGTGCACCACGCGCTCGGACTACCGCAGCTTCCGCCTCGACCGCTGCCGCGCCATCCGCATGCTGGACGACCATTTCCACGAAACCCCGGACCGCTCGCTCAATGGCTTCCTGCGCGCGGTGCGCGCCAGCGGCGTGTAG
- the glcF gene encoding glycolate oxidase subunit GlcF codes for MQTTLADFLRDTPEGEEAKSIVGKCVHCGFCTATCPTYQLLGDELDGPRGRIYLMKQVLEGNAISESTRLHLDRCLTCRNCESTCPSGVRYGRLVDIGRKIVDDKLEAEGIQRPAGQRIARWALREGLTRPKLFSTALRLGQMVRPILPGALRNKVPALSQAAEPGTWPRNVHARKMLLLDGCVQPAMSPNINAATARVFDRVGVQLVMAREAGCCGAIRFHTGDHEGGLDNMRRNIDAWWPHIEAGAEAIVMTASGCGAMVKDYGHLLRNDPKYAERARRVSALTRDLSEILPDFADDLRALAGAVPRDSRRVAYHPPCTLQHGQQIRGKVEALLTGLGVEVKLCADSHLCCGSAGTYSVLQPELAYRLRDDKLGKLQATQPEAIVSANIGCITHLQSGTDTPVMHWVELVDRMLG; via the coding sequence ATGCAAACGACCCTGGCCGATTTTCTCCGCGACACGCCCGAAGGCGAGGAAGCCAAATCCATCGTCGGCAAATGCGTGCATTGCGGCTTCTGCACCGCCACGTGCCCGACGTATCAACTGCTCGGCGACGAACTCGACGGGCCGCGCGGGCGCATCTACCTGATGAAGCAGGTGCTGGAAGGCAATGCCATCAGCGAAAGCACGCGCCTGCACCTGGACCGCTGCCTGACCTGCCGCAACTGCGAATCGACCTGCCCGTCGGGCGTGCGCTATGGCCGTCTGGTCGATATCGGCCGCAAGATCGTCGACGACAAGCTCGAAGCCGAAGGTATCCAGCGCCCGGCCGGCCAGCGCATCGCACGCTGGGCGCTGCGCGAGGGGCTGACGCGCCCGAAGCTGTTCAGCACCGCGCTGCGCCTTGGCCAGATGGTGCGGCCGATCCTGCCGGGCGCGCTGCGCAACAAGGTGCCGGCGCTGTCGCAAGCCGCCGAGCCCGGCACCTGGCCCCGCAATGTCCACGCACGCAAGATGTTGTTGCTCGACGGTTGCGTGCAGCCGGCAATGTCGCCCAACATCAATGCCGCGACCGCGCGCGTGTTCGACCGTGTCGGCGTACAACTGGTGATGGCGCGCGAGGCGGGCTGTTGCGGCGCAATCCGCTTCCACACCGGCGACCATGAAGGCGGCCTCGACAATATGCGCCGCAATATCGATGCATGGTGGCCACATATCGAGGCCGGCGCCGAGGCCATCGTGATGACGGCCTCCGGCTGCGGCGCGATGGTCAAGGACTATGGGCACCTGCTGCGCAACGATCCCAAATACGCGGAACGTGCGCGCCGTGTCTCCGCGCTGACGCGCGACCTGTCCGAGATCCTGCCGGACTTCGCCGATGACCTGCGTGCGCTGGCCGGCGCCGTGCCGCGCGACAGCCGGCGCGTGGCCTACCACCCGCCCTGCACACTGCAGCATGGCCAGCAGATCCGCGGCAAGGTGGAGGCGCTCTTGACCGGCCTCGGCGTGGAGGTCAAACTCTGCGCTGACAGCCACCTGTGCTGCGGCTCGGCGGGCACGTATTCAGTGCTGCAGCCGGAACTGGCCTACCGCCTGCGCGACGACAAGCTCGGCAAACTGCAGGCCACGCAGCCCGAAGCCATCGTGTCAGCCAATATCGGCTGCATCACGCACCTGCAGAGCGGTACCGATACGCCGGTGATGCACTGGGTCGAACTGGTCGACCGGATGCTGGGATAA